From the genome of Cognaticolwellia beringensis, one region includes:
- a CDS encoding SDR family NAD(P)-dependent oxidoreductase, whose product MKKVCVVTGGSSGIGLSIVKLFLANDYQVFNLDISASTFGEFCQCDMTNVDQVGKIIADIAKQGSIEVLVSNAGIHFSGSIENTTEAEFERVFNINVKGAYAAVKSVLPAMKAQQNGAIILMASDQALIAKHNSFAYNLSKAALASMAKTTALDYAQFNIRANAVCPGTIETPLYHQAIDNYCAKSGANKTNIHAEEAALQPLGRLGQAEEVAELVYFLASDKAKFITGSLQVIDGGYTAQ is encoded by the coding sequence ATGAAAAAAGTTTGTGTAGTTACCGGTGGCAGCTCTGGAATTGGCTTAAGTATTGTTAAGTTGTTTTTAGCCAATGATTATCAAGTATTTAATCTCGATATTAGTGCTTCAACTTTTGGTGAGTTTTGTCAGTGTGATATGACTAATGTTGATCAGGTTGGTAAAATAATTGCTGATATTGCCAAGCAAGGCAGCATTGAGGTGTTAGTTTCTAACGCCGGTATTCATTTTTCAGGCTCAATTGAAAATACCACGGAAGCTGAGTTTGAACGAGTATTTAATATTAACGTAAAAGGGGCTTACGCCGCCGTTAAATCCGTACTACCTGCGATGAAAGCACAGCAAAATGGCGCGATAATTTTAATGGCTTCCGACCAAGCACTTATTGCCAAGCATAACTCTTTTGCCTATAACCTCAGCAAAGCTGCACTGGCTTCAATGGCGAAAACTACCGCGCTCGATTACGCCCAGTTTAATATTCGCGCCAATGCCGTTTGTCCCGGCACTATAGAAACACCATTGTATCATCAAGCTATTGATAATTACTGTGCAAAGTCAGGCGCGAATAAAACAAATATACACGCTGAAGAAGCCGCGCTGCAACCTTTAGGTAGATTAGGACAAGCAGAAGAAGTTGCCGAGTTAGTGTACTTCTTAGCTTCAGACAAAGCTAAATTTATCACGGGTAGCTTACAAGTTATCGATGGCGGCTATACCGCCCAGTAA
- the tal gene encoding transaldolase, with product MTDQLSQLKAMTTVVADTGDIEAIAKFQPQDATTNPSLLLKAASLPNYQQLLTIAVEWAKTQSADAEQQVIDAADKLSVLIGLEILKIVPGRISTEVDARLSFDTQASITKAHKLIAMYNEAGISNDRILIKIASTWEGIKAAEQLEREGINCNLTLLFSFAQAQACAEAGIYLISPFVGRILDWYKKDTGRNDYSASEDPGVVSVTSIYNYYKAKGHNTVVMGASFRNIGEILELAGCDRLTISPNLMDELANSTETVQQKLFSDQAPLAKESPLSEAQFRWQMNEDAMATEKLAEGIRNFTIDQVKLEQQLQAML from the coding sequence ATGACCGATCAACTTTCTCAATTAAAAGCAATGACAACTGTTGTTGCAGACACCGGCGATATTGAAGCTATTGCTAAGTTTCAACCACAAGATGCCACTACAAATCCGTCTTTATTATTAAAAGCCGCTTCTTTACCTAATTATCAGCAATTGCTAACGATAGCGGTAGAGTGGGCAAAAACTCAATCTGCAGATGCTGAGCAACAAGTTATTGACGCAGCAGATAAGCTTTCGGTATTAATTGGTTTAGAAATTTTAAAGATAGTCCCGGGCAGAATATCAACGGAAGTTGACGCACGTCTTTCATTTGATACCCAAGCTTCTATTACAAAAGCACATAAACTTATCGCTATGTACAACGAAGCAGGTATTAGCAATGATCGCATATTGATCAAAATAGCTTCTACCTGGGAAGGTATTAAAGCAGCAGAGCAATTAGAGCGTGAAGGCATTAACTGTAACTTAACTTTATTGTTTAGTTTTGCCCAAGCGCAAGCTTGTGCTGAAGCCGGTATTTACCTAATTTCACCTTTTGTTGGCCGAATTTTAGATTGGTACAAAAAAGATACTGGCCGTAATGACTATTCAGCCAGCGAAGATCCCGGCGTAGTATCAGTGACTAGTATTTATAATTATTACAAAGCTAAAGGCCATAATACGGTTGTGATGGGTGCGAGTTTCCGTAATATTGGTGAAATACTTGAATTAGCGGGTTGTGATCGTTTAACCATCAGCCCTAACTTGATGGACGAGTTAGCCAACTCAACTGAAACGGTTCAACAAAAACTCTTTAGCGATCAAGCACCATTAGCCAAAGAATCGCCACTTAGCGAAGCACAATTTAGATGGCAAATGAATGAAGATGCGATGGCCACGGAAAAACTAGCCGAAGGTATTCGCAATTTCACCATTGACCAAGTTAAACTTGAGCAACAATTACAGGCAATGCTATAA
- a CDS encoding amidohydrolase encodes MKCSSMSLAFLLGISTFSSAQAQQPVAISAQLEQKVIEWRRDLHQHPELSNREFRTAKVIAKHLKGLGLEVQTGIAHTGVVGVLVGGKPGPTIAMRADMDALPVIEQTDLPFKSIAKSEYRGKEVGVMHACGHDLHMAMLMGAAEKLTSMKDEVAGTIVFIFQPAEEGAPNGEEGGAELMLKEGLFTKHKPEVVFGIHVWSAGNTGHIGYREGPLMASSDRFEITVKGRQTHGSRPWGGVDPIVAAGQIIGSTQTIVSRQVDITKAPAVISFGIIEGGVRNNIIPDEVYLEGTIRNFDMDNRAQIFKNLKTTAEMTAKATGAEAHVHIDEGYPVTINDIDLTRNMLPTIERVAGKDKVHVNDLVTGAEDFSFFALEVPGLFVFLGVTPEGENAVSAPSNHSPFFYADEKSLKTGTELYVNWVLDYNKL; translated from the coding sequence ATGAAGTGTTCATCAATGAGTTTGGCTTTTCTACTGGGTATTTCTACTTTCAGCAGTGCGCAGGCGCAACAACCCGTAGCCATTTCAGCTCAACTTGAGCAAAAGGTAATCGAATGGCGTCGTGATTTACATCAACATCCCGAACTAAGCAATCGCGAATTTCGCACCGCTAAAGTTATAGCTAAACATCTGAAAGGCTTAGGTTTAGAAGTGCAAACCGGCATTGCACATACTGGCGTTGTCGGTGTGCTAGTAGGTGGAAAACCTGGTCCTACAATAGCAATGCGCGCCGACATGGACGCGTTACCTGTTATAGAACAAACTGACCTGCCATTTAAATCCATTGCAAAATCAGAGTATAGAGGCAAAGAGGTGGGTGTAATGCATGCATGTGGTCATGACTTGCACATGGCAATGCTAATGGGGGCAGCAGAAAAGCTCACATCGATGAAAGATGAGGTTGCTGGTACTATCGTATTTATTTTTCAGCCTGCCGAAGAAGGCGCTCCGAATGGAGAAGAAGGCGGCGCTGAACTTATGCTAAAAGAAGGTTTATTTACCAAGCATAAGCCAGAAGTTGTGTTTGGTATACACGTTTGGTCTGCTGGAAATACCGGCCACATTGGTTATCGCGAAGGGCCGCTTATGGCCTCCTCAGATCGTTTTGAAATTACCGTAAAAGGGCGCCAAACTCATGGTTCTCGTCCATGGGGCGGCGTTGACCCTATCGTAGCTGCAGGACAAATCATTGGTAGCACACAGACAATTGTCAGTCGCCAAGTCGATATCACTAAAGCCCCTGCGGTTATCAGCTTTGGTATTATAGAAGGTGGCGTGCGTAATAATATTATTCCAGATGAAGTTTATCTTGAAGGGACTATTCGTAATTTTGATATGGACAATCGTGCGCAAATATTTAAAAACCTAAAAACCACGGCTGAAATGACTGCCAAAGCAACCGGTGCTGAAGCACATGTTCACATTGACGAAGGCTACCCTGTTACCATTAATGATATAGATCTGACACGAAACATGCTGCCCACTATTGAGCGCGTTGCAGGTAAAGACAAAGTCCATGTTAACGACTTAGTTACCGGCGCAGAAGACTTCTCATTTTTCGCTCTTGAAGTGCCAGGGCTCTTTGTATTTTTAGGCGTAACTCCAGAAGGTGAAAATGCGGTAAGTGCCCCAAGCAATCATTCACCGTTTTTCTATGCAGACGAAAAATCATTAAAAACCGGTACTGAGCTTTATGTCAATTGGGTATTAGATTATAACAAGCTGTAA
- a CDS encoding aminotransferase class V-fold PLP-dependent enzyme → MLRRKFLTGLGISVGASLLASKQLLAETQLPVYKSNTIAPADWTALRDLFPLTKKYIQLSTFLLTSHPKPVSDAIEMHRRGLDENPADYWHHRFETIDNDIAETAAEYMGGKAKNIALTDSTTMGLALIYSGLKLAPGTEILQTVHDHYSTDMSLAYRARRTGAKVRRIALYENPSTVSIADVIKLLREGINKNTRVVAATWVHSSTGVKLPIRAMANAINLINQDRSKDQQILFCVDGVHGFGIENENIAALGCDFFVAGTHKWLFGPRGTGVIWGNDRAWANTEPVIPSFSASYDVWLGNSVQEQVPMGEHMSPGGFHSFEHRWALPEAFKLHMQLGKANVQQRIHQLNTQTKEGLAKMRHVTLYTPQSSALSSGLVCFDVAGMNAGNVVKTLHSKGIIMSSTPYRNSYARFAPSLINNEQEIEKALSEIRALA, encoded by the coding sequence ATGCTAAGACGGAAATTTTTGACTGGTTTAGGGATCAGTGTTGGTGCAAGTTTATTGGCTTCAAAACAACTACTGGCAGAAACCCAATTGCCGGTCTATAAAAGCAATACTATCGCGCCAGCCGATTGGACAGCATTACGTGACTTGTTTCCATTAACCAAAAAATACATTCAGTTATCTACATTTTTATTAACGTCCCACCCTAAACCTGTTTCCGATGCTATAGAAATGCACAGACGCGGTTTAGATGAAAATCCTGCCGATTATTGGCACCATCGATTTGAAACAATTGATAATGATATCGCTGAGACAGCTGCAGAATATATGGGAGGTAAAGCTAAAAATATAGCATTAACGGACAGCACGACCATGGGGCTTGCCTTGATTTACAGTGGTTTAAAATTGGCACCAGGAACAGAAATTTTACAAACAGTCCATGATCACTACTCAACAGATATGTCATTAGCCTACCGAGCAAGGCGTACTGGTGCGAAAGTCCGACGGATAGCGCTTTACGAAAACCCATCAACCGTTAGCATAGCCGATGTAATTAAGCTATTAAGAGAAGGAATTAACAAGAATACTCGTGTGGTTGCAGCGACATGGGTGCATTCGTCAACCGGTGTAAAGCTGCCCATTAGAGCAATGGCAAATGCTATTAATTTAATTAACCAAGATCGAAGCAAAGATCAACAGATACTATTTTGTGTCGACGGAGTCCACGGTTTTGGCATTGAAAATGAAAATATTGCCGCTTTAGGATGCGATTTTTTTGTCGCTGGCACACATAAATGGCTGTTTGGACCACGTGGTACTGGAGTTATTTGGGGAAACGATCGTGCTTGGGCAAATACTGAGCCTGTTATTCCTAGTTTTAGTGCCTCATATGATGTGTGGTTAGGCAATAGTGTTCAAGAGCAAGTCCCTATGGGTGAGCATATGTCGCCAGGTGGCTTTCACTCTTTTGAACACCGTTGGGCCCTACCAGAGGCTTTTAAGCTCCATATGCAACTGGGCAAAGCCAATGTGCAACAACGCATTCACCAATTAAATACTCAAACAAAAGAAGGCTTGGCAAAAATGCGCCATGTAACGCTATACACCCCGCAATCCAGTGCACTTTCTTCAGGGTTAGTATGCTTCGACGTTGCAGGCATGAACGCGGGTAATGTAGTAAAGACGTTACACAGCAAGGGAATTATTATGAGTAGCACGCCTTATAGGAATAGCTACGCGCGATTTGCTCCGTCACTAATAAACAATGAGCAGGAAATTGAAAAAGCATTAAGCGAAATACGAGCATTAGCTTAA
- a CDS encoding VOC family protein has product MFSHIMVGANDVNASKIFYDAILGELGHEPGVIDEKGRCFYFTDTGIFSISKPINGEKACHGNGSTIGFAASSPEQADAWQAAGVANGGAACEDAPGVREGPVGKLYLAYLRDPSGNKVCALHRVG; this is encoded by the coding sequence ATGTTTAGTCATATTATGGTCGGCGCAAACGATGTAAACGCATCAAAAATTTTTTACGATGCTATTTTAGGTGAACTAGGCCACGAGCCGGGTGTTATTGATGAAAAAGGCCGTTGTTTTTACTTTACTGACACGGGTATATTCTCAATAAGTAAGCCAATCAATGGTGAAAAGGCCTGTCATGGTAATGGTAGTACTATTGGCTTTGCTGCATCTTCTCCTGAGCAGGCTGATGCATGGCAAGCTGCGGGTGTTGCTAATGGTGGTGCTGCTTGTGAAGATGCACCAGGTGTTAGAGAAGGACCAGTGGGTAAACTCTACCTTGCTTATTTGAGAGACCCATCAGGTAACAAAGTTTGTGCTTTACACCGAGTAGGTTAA
- a CDS encoding DUF883 domain-containing protein produces MASTTSNNEKKAQSTHPLSDKVQDALHESVDTLAEKAAHTEDRLRNAAQSSSENFEAKQQEVQAKWDQSSLKKYATENPIATAGIAFAAGVLLTSIFRRK; encoded by the coding sequence ATGGCTAGTACAACCTCAAACAATGAGAAAAAAGCACAATCAACTCATCCATTATCGGATAAAGTGCAAGACGCTTTACACGAGTCTGTAGATACACTGGCTGAAAAAGCAGCGCACACAGAAGACCGTTTACGCAATGCTGCGCAGTCTAGCAGTGAAAATTTTGAAGCTAAGCAGCAAGAAGTACAAGCAAAATGGGATCAGTCTTCTCTGAAAAAATATGCCACTGAAAATCCAATAGCTACAGCGGGTATTGCTTTTGCTGCAGGCGTACTGCTAACAAGCATATTCCGCAGAAAATAA
- a CDS encoding AI-2E family transporter, protein MSSAINNHQPLRWLLALAALYTLYLAQSLIIPILFSGFIALLLSPPVKFLRTFYIPRAISSFVLLALLVTPFTFLASELIEPAQKWAQLLPKITVQLNQKIDTISDEFANQKEIAEAEVAARNNTDQGFSFFGLFSNDKPKPEKSDELEENTVEKHIKQGGIELIINGLSSAPIFLAQCFGCLILILFLLTYGPSVYIATRRFPQIANKKKLDSIVYEVQKVLSKYIVTISLINFVLGVATAIAFAILGLDDPILWGALVGLLNFVPYIGSAISIAILTLVGCVQFGFTLIALVPAGVFLVINVLESQLLTPMVLGTKMQLNPLVTILWLFFLGWLWGMLGVLLAVPILVCIKLTLERLNLLSHWVSFIEAKG, encoded by the coding sequence GTGAGTTCAGCCATAAACAATCATCAACCTCTTAGGTGGTTATTAGCCCTCGCCGCTTTATATACGCTTTATCTTGCGCAGTCGTTAATTATACCTATACTATTTTCTGGCTTTATTGCTTTGTTATTAAGCCCACCCGTAAAATTTTTAAGAACTTTTTATATTCCACGTGCGATTTCTTCATTTGTTTTATTAGCTTTATTGGTAACACCGTTTACTTTTTTAGCTTCAGAGTTAATCGAGCCAGCGCAAAAGTGGGCGCAGTTGTTACCTAAAATTACCGTCCAGTTAAATCAAAAAATTGACACAATAAGTGATGAATTTGCTAATCAAAAAGAGATAGCTGAAGCTGAAGTTGCGGCTAGAAATAATACAGACCAAGGCTTTAGCTTTTTTGGTTTATTTTCAAATGATAAACCAAAGCCAGAAAAATCTGATGAATTAGAAGAAAATACCGTTGAAAAGCATATAAAACAAGGTGGTATAGAGCTAATAATTAACGGGCTCAGTAGTGCGCCCATATTTTTAGCCCAATGTTTCGGCTGCTTAATATTAATTCTTTTTTTACTTACCTACGGACCATCGGTATATATTGCCACCAGAAGATTCCCCCAAATTGCCAATAAAAAGAAGCTCGACTCCATTGTTTACGAAGTACAAAAAGTTTTATCTAAATATATTGTCACCATAAGCCTTATTAACTTTGTTCTTGGTGTTGCCACAGCAATTGCCTTTGCCATACTGGGTTTAGACGACCCTATTTTATGGGGCGCCTTGGTGGGTTTACTTAATTTTGTACCTTATATCGGCTCCGCTATTAGTATTGCAATTTTAACGTTAGTTGGCTGCGTTCAATTTGGTTTTACACTGATTGCCCTAGTTCCAGCCGGCGTGTTTTTAGTTATCAATGTGTTGGAGTCACAGTTACTAACACCTATGGTATTAGGTACCAAAATGCAGCTAAATCCACTAGTGACTATTTTATGGTTGTTCTTTCTTGGTTGGTTATGGGGAATGTTAGGAGTGCTACTCGCGGTGCCTATTTTAGTTTGTATTAAGTTAACGCTTGAGCGACTAAATTTACTCAGCCACTGGGTAAGCTTTATTGAAGCAAAAGGGTAA
- a CDS encoding DUF6942 family protein encodes MVNEVVGFGNSNAKIIFYIRNRPPLDIYQNLTSVKALVPNEITHICDETGNHWRKIFNVYAKLLFELTPKHFTSWQKLRDEFLLQKHSDSCLLFSVPNLPITRDSVARTTVSKIHDSTEIKPTKKLHVILGKGYAEQLGICNDCTWLSHDFAINIELGLIICPYFDYRQLSNIKITQLTGLIRQLTAPEA; translated from the coding sequence ATGGTAAATGAAGTCGTAGGTTTTGGTAATAGTAACGCCAAAATCATTTTCTATATCAGAAACCGCCCACCTCTCGATATTTATCAAAACCTAACTAGTGTAAAAGCATTAGTGCCTAACGAAATTACTCATATTTGTGATGAAACTGGCAATCATTGGCGCAAAATTTTTAATGTTTATGCTAAATTGTTATTTGAATTAACACCAAAACACTTTACCAGTTGGCAGAAATTGAGAGATGAATTTCTTCTACAGAAACACAGTGATAGCTGCTTACTTTTTTCAGTACCAAATTTACCAATAACAAGAGATAGTGTCGCCAGAACAACCGTATCTAAAATACACGACTCTACAGAAATTAAGCCCACTAAAAAGCTGCATGTTATATTAGGTAAAGGCTATGCTGAGCAACTCGGCATTTGTAACGACTGTACTTGGCTCAGTCATGATTTTGCCATTAATATTGAATTAGGGCTTATTATTTGCCCTTATTTCGATTATCGACAGCTATCAAATATAAAGATAACTCAATTGACTGGGCTCATCCGACAATTAACAGCACCTGAAGCCTAA
- a CDS encoding dipeptidase encodes MLNKLPFLSVTFITTSLLSLTLSLSVNAKNNQVSSIAQTTAEYAATSYQNDMVNSLRALVKHNTVAKEGMSANDNPAHIAFKAELKKQAQTLGLDFSDDGYVVIIGLGDQKERVGIITHGDVQPVNPKKWQNSPFELDTITEPGRLIGRGTEDDKGPISTALYAMKAIKDKNIALNKRIELYIYMAEESDWEPLKAYIKTHELPQTNITIDAEYPVVTAEKGYGTVKLVFNKQEKPTISPYVSEFSGGFFGSQIPEDASATIENANIVLLQRLMRKARSYQGVNFDLELKDSTLTVNALGKSAHSSKPDEGVNAIPYLADLLSSTRWVNNGPGTLVNFINDNIGLGLEGKKFGNIAYEDDFMGAMTFSPTVIKQHNTNLELNINLRRPQGKTKQQLNDEIHQAVVNWNNKFDANVTELEHYIGEPFIQKDAPHIDTLLSVFTHYTGIKDAKPIAIGGGTNSRLFPNAVSFGPSMPNTEYTGHSEHEFITMEQFVLNLKMYTAVLVELAQQ; translated from the coding sequence TTGCTTAATAAACTCCCCTTTTTATCAGTAACTTTCATTACCACATCACTTTTATCGTTAACATTAAGCTTATCGGTTAACGCAAAAAACAACCAAGTAAGTAGTATCGCGCAAACAACTGCTGAATATGCTGCAACAAGCTATCAGAATGATATGGTTAATAGTTTACGTGCACTAGTTAAACACAATACTGTGGCTAAAGAAGGTATGTCAGCTAATGACAATCCGGCTCATATTGCCTTTAAAGCTGAGTTAAAAAAACAAGCTCAAACACTCGGATTAGACTTTAGTGATGACGGCTATGTCGTTATCATTGGCTTAGGCGATCAAAAAGAGCGTGTTGGCATTATTACTCATGGCGATGTCCAACCAGTTAACCCTAAGAAATGGCAAAACTCGCCTTTTGAGCTTGATACCATCACCGAGCCTGGACGTTTAATTGGCCGTGGCACTGAAGACGACAAAGGCCCTATTTCCACAGCACTCTATGCTATGAAAGCCATTAAAGATAAAAATATCGCCCTCAATAAGCGCATTGAATTATACATTTACATGGCAGAAGAGTCTGACTGGGAACCATTAAAAGCTTATATAAAAACCCATGAGTTGCCACAAACAAATATTACCATCGATGCTGAATACCCAGTCGTAACAGCAGAAAAAGGTTACGGCACGGTTAAGTTAGTTTTTAACAAGCAAGAAAAGCCCACTATTTCGCCTTATGTTAGTGAATTTAGTGGCGGTTTTTTTGGCAGCCAAATTCCTGAAGACGCCAGTGCAACTATCGAAAATGCGAATATTGTACTGCTGCAAAGGTTAATGCGAAAAGCGCGGAGCTATCAAGGTGTTAATTTTGATCTTGAATTAAAAGACAGCACCTTAACGGTTAACGCGTTAGGAAAATCAGCACACTCTTCAAAGCCTGACGAAGGTGTTAATGCCATTCCATATTTAGCTGATTTACTTTCGAGTACGCGTTGGGTAAATAACGGTCCTGGCACTTTGGTTAATTTTATTAATGATAATATTGGCCTCGGATTAGAAGGTAAAAAGTTTGGCAACATCGCTTATGAAGATGACTTTATGGGCGCAATGACTTTCTCTCCTACCGTTATTAAACAGCATAACACCAACCTAGAGCTGAACATTAACTTACGTCGCCCACAAGGAAAAACTAAGCAGCAATTAAACGATGAAATTCATCAAGCGGTGGTGAACTGGAACAATAAGTTTGATGCTAACGTTACCGAATTAGAACATTATATTGGTGAACCATTTATCCAAAAAGATGCGCCGCATATTGATACCTTATTATCAGTATTTACCCATTACACTGGTATAAAAGACGCTAAGCCAATCGCTATTGGCGGCGGTACAAATTCACGGTTATTTCCCAATGCTGTAAGTTTTGGGCCATCAATGCCGAATACCGAATATACCGGTCACTCAGAGCATGAGTTTATTACCATGGAGCAGTTTGTTTTGAACTTAAAAATGTATACCGCAGTATTGGTTGAATTAGCCCAGCAGTAG
- a CDS encoding aminotransferase class V-fold PLP-dependent enzyme: MAGLLPNIDPDGLLEYSVVYTDRSLNHMSGSFQQVMNDISADLKSVYQAHSTIVVPGSGTFGMEAVARQFARNKKVLVVRNGWFSYRWSQIFEMGDIPSSETVLKAKQTSDDAQAPFAPPAIADVVATILAESPDVVFAPHVETSAGIILPNDYITAMAEAVHQVGGILVLDCIASGTIWVDMKATGVDVLISAPQKGWSASPCCGLVMLSELARQRIESTTSDSFACDLKKWLQIMEAYENGGHAYHATMPTDGLTRFRDIMQETKAYGFEKVCQEQLELGQRVRELLTKHGIKSVAAEGFAAPGVVVSYTTDDEFHNGKKFASVGLQIAAGVPMQVGERNDFKTFRIGLFGLEKLHNIDRTVAELEKALKSIL; encoded by the coding sequence ATGGCTGGATTGCTTCCCAATATTGACCCTGATGGATTATTAGAATATTCCGTTGTATACACAGACCGCTCTTTGAACCATATGTCTGGTTCGTTCCAACAGGTTATGAATGACATTTCTGCGGACTTAAAATCTGTTTACCAAGCTCATAGCACGATTGTCGTACCTGGCAGTGGTACCTTTGGTATGGAAGCGGTTGCTCGTCAATTTGCGCGCAACAAAAAAGTTTTGGTTGTGCGTAATGGTTGGTTTAGCTATCGCTGGAGCCAGATTTTTGAGATGGGCGATATTCCTAGCAGCGAAACTGTACTAAAAGCCAAGCAAACCAGCGATGATGCCCAAGCACCTTTTGCTCCACCAGCTATTGCTGATGTAGTCGCCACTATTTTAGCTGAATCTCCTGATGTTGTTTTTGCCCCACATGTAGAAACTTCTGCGGGCATTATTTTGCCTAACGACTATATTACAGCAATGGCAGAAGCCGTACACCAAGTGGGCGGTATTTTGGTGCTTGACTGTATTGCTTCAGGTACTATTTGGGTAGACATGAAGGCAACGGGTGTAGACGTGCTAATTAGTGCGCCGCAAAAAGGTTGGAGTGCTTCACCTTGTTGTGGTTTAGTTATGTTAAGCGAGTTAGCGCGCCAAAGAATAGAGTCAACCACGAGTGATAGTTTTGCTTGTGACCTAAAAAAATGGCTTCAAATTATGGAAGCCTATGAAAATGGTGGTCATGCTTATCACGCGACTATGCCGACCGATGGTTTGACCCGCTTTAGAGATATTATGCAAGAGACCAAAGCCTATGGCTTTGAAAAAGTATGTCAAGAACAACTAGAGCTAGGTCAACGTGTTCGGGAGTTACTTACAAAGCATGGCATTAAAAGTGTTGCAGCAGAAGGGTTTGCAGCACCCGGTGTGGTGGTCAGTTATACAACCGATGATGAATTCCACAATGGTAAGAAGTTTGCCTCTGTTGGTTTACAGATTGCTGCTGGCGTGCCTATGCAAGTTGGCGAACGTAATGACTTTAAAACCTTCCGGATTGGTTTGTTTGGTTTAGAAAAACTGCACAATATTGACCGAACGGTTGCTGAACTTGAAAAAGCACTGAAGAGTATTTTGTAG
- the yaaA gene encoding peroxide stress protein YaaA, with protein sequence MLLVVSPAKNLDYESPVATEKYTQPELLADSKVLMKKCKTLTPADISSLMGISDKLAGLNAARFGEWATPFTPENARQAILAFNGDVYTGLDAPSFSEKDFEFAQQHMRILSGLYGLLKPLDLMQAYRLEMGKKLDNDRGTNLYQFWGDIITEHLNTALAAQGDNVLINLASNEYFKSVNKKVLNAEIITPAFKDWKNGQYKMISFFAKKARGLMARYIIEHQITDVEKLKDFDVAGYQYSSDLSKGNDWVFLRKEVD encoded by the coding sequence ATGTTGCTTGTTGTTTCTCCTGCTAAGAATCTAGATTATGAATCCCCCGTTGCGACTGAAAAATATACCCAACCTGAACTATTAGCCGACAGTAAAGTGTTAATGAAGAAGTGTAAAACGCTGACGCCTGCCGATATTAGTTCATTAATGGGCATTAGTGATAAATTAGCGGGTTTAAATGCAGCTCGCTTTGGCGAGTGGGCAACTCCTTTTACGCCGGAAAATGCACGCCAAGCAATATTAGCTTTTAATGGTGATGTTTATACAGGCCTAGATGCTCCATCTTTTAGCGAGAAAGACTTTGAATTTGCGCAGCAGCATATGCGTATATTATCTGGCTTATATGGGCTATTAAAGCCGCTCGATTTAATGCAAGCCTATCGCTTAGAAATGGGTAAAAAATTAGATAATGATCGCGGCACTAATTTGTATCAATTTTGGGGCGATATTATTACCGAACATTTAAATACAGCGTTAGCTGCTCAAGGCGATAATGTTTTAATTAACTTAGCGTCAAATGAATATTTTAAATCGGTTAACAAGAAAGTATTAAACGCTGAAATTATTACCCCCGCATTTAAAGATTGGAAAAATGGCCAATATAAAATGATCAGTTTTTTTGCTAAAAAAGCCCGCGGATTAATGGCGCGCTATATTATAGAACACCAAATCACGGATGTTGAAAAACTGAAAGATTTTGATGTGGCGGGTTATCAATATTCTAGTGATTTAAGTAAAGGAAATGACTGGGTGTTTTTGCGCAAAGAAGTCGATTAA
- a CDS encoding DUF3545 family protein yields the protein MEKFQQVLDSLGTQPKSSSSNNKKRKWREIEQLKEKFQLERELKAYDDSLESMLKEF from the coding sequence ATGGAAAAATTTCAACAAGTATTGGACTCTTTAGGCACACAGCCAAAATCAAGTTCGAGTAATAATAAGAAAAGAAAGTGGCGTGAGATTGAACAACTGAAAGAAAAATTTCAACTGGAAAGAGAATTAAAAGCATATGATGATTCTTTAGAAAGCATGTTGAAAGAGTTTTAA